The sequence below is a genomic window from Sinorhizobium terangae.
CCGGGGCGGCAAGCGGCAGTGTCAGTAGCCTGAGGATCTGGTCGAGCCGTGCGCCGTCGATCATGGCGGCGCTTTCAATCTCCCTCGGTATCGAATCGAAGCCCGATTTCAAGAGCCAGGTGGTGAAGGGTGCGAGGATGGTGAGATAGACGAGCGCCAATCCGAACACCGAGTTGAGCAGGCCGAAATAGGCAAGCCCCATATAGAGCGGCACCGCGAGCGCGACGGGCGGCAACATATAGGTGGCGATCACCGCATAGAGTGACCAGGAGACCGTGGCCGTGCGCGACACCGCCCAGGCGGCGGGAATGGCGACGGTAACCGCGGCGAGTGTCGCCATGCCGGCGACCTTCAGGCTGTTGAGCAGCGAGGCGACGAAGGCGGCGCCGGCGCTGTTCTCGATCGTCGACAGCAGGGCGCGGTAGCGCGAAAGATCGATCTCGTCCGGCCACCAGTTGAGCGGCTTGGCGGCAAGGTCGGCGGCCGACGAGATGCTCATGACGAAGAGCCAGGCGAGTGGCGCCAGGATGACGATCGTAAGCAGCAGCGCGCTCAGATAGACGAAGGCGATGAAGAGCCGGTTCTGGCGTTCCATCACGATGCTCCCGCCGCCTTGCGAAGCAGCGCCGCATAGGCAACCGCGAGAATGGTCACGAGCAGCGTGACGATGAGCGCGAGCGATGCGCCGGAACCCGCCCGTTGGAAGGAGAAGG
It includes:
- a CDS encoding carbohydrate ABC transporter permease, giving the protein MERQNRLFIAFVYLSALLLTIVILAPLAWLFVMSISSAADLAAKPLNWWPDEIDLSRYRALLSTIENSAGAAFVASLLNSLKVAGMATLAAVTVAIPAAWAVSRTATVSWSLYAVIATYMLPPVALAVPLYMGLAYFGLLNSVFGLALVYLTILAPFTTWLLKSGFDSIPREIESAAMIDGARLDQILRLLTLPLAAPVMATSALFAFLLAWDEFFYALLFTSDLRAKTLTVAIADLAGGRVSDYGLIATAGVLAALPPVLIGLVMQRALISGLTSGGVKG